The Thermostichus vulcanus str. 'Rupite' genome segment GCTGTGGGGGGGATCGGGATCGGGGAAAACGACCCCAGATGGGCCGCATTGCTGCCGAATGGGCAGATCAGGTGATTGTCACCTCCGATAATCCCCGTACCGAGGATCCGCAGCGGATTTTAACGGATATTGTCGCTGGGATCCCGCTGTCCCCTAAGTTGGTCGAGGTGGATCGTCGTCAGGCCATCCAACAGGCCATTCTCTCGGCCCAGCCCGGAGATACGGTGGTGATTGCCGGCAAAGGCCACGAAGACTATCAAATTCTCGGTACCCAAAAGATCCACTTCGATGACCGCGAAGAAGCCCGCCGTGCCCTTGCCCTGCGCACCTGTGGATCAGAGGGGATCCCGAACCCAGACTAAGCGCCAGACTGGGAACGATTCTTCAGCATCAATTCCACAAACTCCTGGAACAGGTAGTCTGCATCATGGGGGCCGGGACTGGCCTCTGGGTGATACTGCACCGAAAACAGGGGCAACTGCCGGTGCCGGATCCCGGCCACGGTACGATCGTTCAAGTTCAAATGGCTAATCGCCGCCAGTTCAGACGGGATCGACTCTGCATCGACGGCAAAGCCGTGGTTTTGGCTGGTGATCTCCACTTGCCGCTCCAATCCACAGGGATGATTCAGCCCGCGATGGCCAAATTTCAGCTTAAAGGTGGATCCGCCCAGGGCGAGGTTGAGGATCTGATGCCCCAGACAAATGCCAAATAGGGGTTTCTGGGTTTGCAGCAGCGCTTGGGCCGTTCGAATCGCTTGCGTTTCCGCAGCGGGATCCCCTGGCCCATTGGAAAGAAAGACCCCATCCGGCGCGTAACTGAGCACCTGTTCCGGCGTGGCATCGGCAGGCAACACCATCACCCGGCAGCCGTAACGGGTCAACCGCCGCAGGATATTCCGCTTAATGCCAAAGTCCAAAGCCACCACCCGCAACGGCGGATCCGGCACTGGGATCCCTTGGCTGCGCCCATAATCCCAGTCGGCAGGGGTGGGTTCCAGCCATTCATAGGGTTGGGGAGTGGTAACCTCCGCCACCAAACTCAGCCCCTGCATGGAAGGTGCTGCCCGTACCTGCTCCAGCAATGCTTTTGGATCCAAA includes the following:
- the carA gene encoding glutamine-hydrolyzing carbamoyl-phosphate synthase small subunit, translating into MASSPALAQENKLEKLRQTLRPALLVLADGTSFSGWSFGASGTAIGEVVFNTGMTGYQEVITDPSYRGQLITFTCPELGNTGVNNLDEESARPQAKGVIARNVSRLVSSWRATGSLPEYLRQHGIPGITGVDTRALARRLRSQGVMNGAISTEILDPKALLEQVRAAPSMQGLSLVAEVTTPQPYEWLEPTPADWDYGRSQGIPVPDPPLRVVALDFGIKRNILRRLTRYGCRVMVLPADATPEQVLSYAPDGVFLSNGPGDPAAETQAIRTAQALLQTQKPLFGICLGHQILNLALGGSTFKLKFGHRGLNHPCGLERQVEITSQNHGFAVDAESIPSELAAISHLNLNDRTVAGIRHRQLPLFSVQYHPEASPGPHDADYLFQEFVELMLKNRSQSGA